The Acidobacteriota bacterium nucleotide sequence CATCGAAGCGCTGGCGAGCCTTTGCGGTCTCGCCGAGATTCCCGCGGAGCCAGCCTAGCCGGCGCAGAGTATCGAGCCGGCCGCGGAGATGAGAGGTCTCCCGAAACAGGTCCAGAGCTTCCTGGTAGGCAGGGATGGCGAGTCTCTTGGAGGCCTTGTCTCCTCGCCGGCGGATGCGCTCGGCGGCGTCGAAGTGGCGCTCCGCTTGGGCTCGGGCTCGATCCTCGAGGGTCGCGGGCCTGGGCGTCGTTGAGGTCAGCCGATAAGCGGCTTGGGGCGCTTTGGCACTGAGGGGCTCGATCTCCACTCGATACTCGGTGTCGGCTTGCGGGCAGACCGACAGCCGTTCGGTGCCCCAGGCGCCGTCGAAGCCGTCCACCTCCAGCTCCGCCGTCTCCTCTTTTCCGACATAGAGCCGAACCATGACGTCGATGCCCAACTGCTGGACTTCTAAATGCGCCACCTGGTCGGCGGCCACGGTCCAGGTCCACGGGTGGAGATTCCCGCCGGCAATCTTTCGGTCTACGGTCTGGCCGGCGGTGATGGGCTGGGTTTCTGCGGTCATAGGCTTCTCCCGATGGAGGTCGGTGGACGATGGGCAGCCGGAGCACAGAAAAGGGATGATGGCTACAGCGAGAGTCGGTAGTTTTGAGCTCGCGGTGAACAAGAGGTTGGTCTCGCAGGAGCGTCCGTTGGAGGCTGGCTACCAGTTTCTGATAGCTCTTGAAGACACGAAAGACATCCAAAGGTTGCCTCTGGCCGGTCTTGGTATGACAATTTTCTTAGCGCAAAACACGTCTGCGGCGGGTCATGGGCGCGGGCTCTGACTGCTGGAGAGTCGGGAAAGAATTGGGGTAACGGTATGAGGGAAGCGGTCAATTTGGCTGACAAGCTGGCGATGTTCACCGAGCTTTGGCAGCCGCGCATCGTCGGGGAGCTCAACGGTCACGAGCTGAAGGTGGCCAAGGTACAAGGAGAGTTCGTCTGGCATCACCACGACGACACCGACGACTTCTTCCTGGTGCTCCAGGGGCGGCTGAGGATTCAGCTGCGGGACGGGGAGGGCGTGGAGTCGGAGGTGGAGCTCGGCCCTGGGGAGCTCTACGTCGTGCCCCGAGGCGTCGAGCACCGGCCGGTGGCGCAGGAGGAAACCCACCTCCTACTCATCGAGCGCGCCGACACCCCCAACACCGGCGACCCGGCGACGGCGGCGCCGCGGCGGGTGATTTAGGTGGCTAGGGCCCCTCAGGCCGACACCGCCGCGGGCCGGCGGGTGACGCCTTGGGCGAGCTCTTCGATCTGCCGGCGGTAGTCGGCGTATTGGGGTGAGTCTTCCCGCGCGTAGTTGAGGTTCTTGTACAACCCCGTGAGGCGAGTAAAGAAAGTGCGGGCTGCTTCTTTGTCGGCGAAGTCGTAGTCTCGGCTCGCCAGGTCGTAGACCAGAGCGAAGGAAGCTTTCTGGCGCTCCAGCGAGGTGGTGGCGTCGACGGAATCGAAGGCGTCCTGCTGGAGATAGACCATGTCCACCAGCAGAGCCTTCTGCTGGGTGACGAAGTCCGTCAGAGTGATGCCTTCCTCGCCGGTGACCTGCATCATCTGCTCGATCTCGTCGCCGCGTTTGAGCAGCCGGGAGAGCTCCGCGACGCGGCCGGTCCAACCCTGGGCGACGTTCTGATCGAACCACGCCGCCAGCTGCTCCAGATAGCGCGACCAGGAGATCAGCGGATCCACCGCCGGATAGTAGCGCTTGTAGGCGCGGGCGGCGGAGAGGCCGAGGAAGGTCTTCACCGTCGCCAGGGTGCTCTGGGTCACCGGCTCCTCGAAGTTGCCGCCGGCGGGGGAGACGTTGCCGATGATGGTCAGGCTGCCGACGGAGCCGTCTTGGGTCTGGAGCACGCCGGCGCGCTCGTAGAGGCCGCGGATGGCGGAATCGAGGTAGGCGGGGAAGGCCTCCTCGCCGGGGATCTCCTCCAGCCGGCCGGAGGTCTCGCGCAGGGCCTGGGCCCAGCGGGAGGTGGAATCCGCCAGCAGCAGCACGCTGTAGCCCATCTGGCGATAGTACTCGCCGAGGGTGATGCCCAGATAGATGGAAGCCTCCCGGGCCGCCACCGGCATGGACGAGGTGTTGGCGATGATCACCGTGCGGTCCATCAGCGAGCCGCCGGTGCGGGGATCGCTGAGCTCGGGGAATTCGGTGAGGATCTCGACGATCTCGCCGGCGCGCTCGCCGCAGCCCACCACGATGACGATGTCGGCGGCGGAGTAGCGGGAGAGGAGGTGCTGGAGCACCGTCTTGCCGGCGCCGAAGGGGCCGGGGATGCAGGCGGTGCCGCCGCGGGCGATGGGGAAGAAGGTGTCGATGAGGCGCTGGGTGGTGATCAGCGGCTCGGAGGGATAGAGGCGTTCCGCCAACCGGCGCCGCAGCAGGTTCTGGGGCAACGCTTTGCGCACCGGCCAGCTTTGGGTCATGGTCACCTCGCGCTCGTTGCCGGAGGCGTCCCGGATGCGGGCGACGGCGGTGTCGACGGTGAAGGTTCCGGCCTGGATCCAGGTCACTTCCACCGGGCCGGGCTCGTCGAAGGGCACCATGATCTTGTGCTCGAAGCGGCCCTCGTGGACGCTTCCCAGCACGCCGCTGGCGTCGAGGCGATCGCCCTCTTTGACCTTGGGGGAGAAGGCCCAGCGGGCCTGAGGATCGAGGGCCGAGACCTTGACTCCCTTGGGCAGGAAGAAACCGTGATCACCGGCGATGGTGTGCAGAGGGTTCTGCAGGCCGTCGTAGACGTTGGCCAGCAGCCCCGGTCCGAGCTGGGCGGAGAGCAGCTCACCGGTTTGCTCCACCGGGTCGCCCACGGAGACACCGCGGGTCTCCTCGAAGATCTGGGCATCGGCGGTGCGACCGCGCACCCGCAGGACCTCGCCCTTGAGCTGCTCGTCGGTACCCCGGGGGCAGACGTAGATCACCTCGTTCTTCATCAGCTGGCCTTCTTCCGCCGCTTCGAGGGTGATGAGGTCGTTCTGCACCGCCACCACCCGGGCCCGGGCCTGGGACTGAGTCTCAGCCTGTGCTGTCCGCTCTGCCATCTCTAAGTTCCTTCCTCGGATTCGATCTTCCTCGGGTTCGGTCTTTCTCGGGCTCAGGCGATCCATTCCTCGAGGGCTGTTTCCGCCATCTCCTCGAAGCGCTGCCGGGCGCGCTGACCGTCGTACATCAGCCAGCGGTGGACCAGGTCCCAGCGCAGGACGTAGAGCACCACCGCCTCGAAATCGAAATAATGCCCTTCCGCCGCCAGCCGGTGATGCCGCCAGGAGACCCCCAGCAGGGCGCGCTCGAGCTCATAGGGTTGGTCTTGCTCCATCAGCTGGCGGACCTCCGGCACCCAGGGGAGCGGCCCCGCCAGCTGGAAGTCCGGGTGGCTCCAATGGGCCTCCACCGTGCGCACCCAACGGCCGTAGCCCCACAGCTCGCCAGCGGTCGGCGCCGGCCGGCCGGCCTGGCGTCGCCGCAGGGCCGCTACCACGGAGCGCAGCTCCAGCCGCCAGGTAAGAATCTCCCGCA carries:
- a CDS encoding cupin domain-containing protein, which translates into the protein MREAVNLADKLAMFTELWQPRIVGELNGHELKVAKVQGEFVWHHHDDTDDFFLVLQGRLRIQLRDGEGVESEVELGPGELYVVPRGVEHRPVAQEETHLLLIERADTPNTGDPATAAPRRVI
- a CDS encoding V-type ATP synthase subunit A → MAERTAQAETQSQARARVVAVQNDLITLEAAEEGQLMKNEVIYVCPRGTDEQLKGEVLRVRGRTADAQIFEETRGVSVGDPVEQTGELLSAQLGPGLLANVYDGLQNPLHTIAGDHGFFLPKGVKVSALDPQARWAFSPKVKEGDRLDASGVLGSVHEGRFEHKIMVPFDEPGPVEVTWIQAGTFTVDTAVARIRDASGNEREVTMTQSWPVRKALPQNLLRRRLAERLYPSEPLITTQRLIDTFFPIARGGTACIPGPFGAGKTVLQHLLSRYSAADIVIVVGCGERAGEIVEILTEFPELSDPRTGGSLMDRTVIIANTSSMPVAAREASIYLGITLGEYYRQMGYSVLLLADSTSRWAQALRETSGRLEEIPGEEAFPAYLDSAIRGLYERAGVLQTQDGSVGSLTIIGNVSPAGGNFEEPVTQSTLATVKTFLGLSAARAYKRYYPAVDPLISWSRYLEQLAAWFDQNVAQGWTGRVAELSRLLKRGDEIEQMMQVTGEEGITLTDFVTQQKALLVDMVYLQQDAFDSVDATTSLERQKASFALVYDLASRDYDFADKEAARTFFTRLTGLYKNLNYAREDSPQYADYRRQIEELAQGVTRRPAAVSA
- a CDS encoding DUF2764 family protein, giving the protein MARSRRYYQLMASLPPLLPLFESEQTPISRLRLEERLGMLTAEDRAELSAITSLTHWHRLAPDADDAHLVALAHRVVPAIGNAELREILTWRLELRSVVAALRRRQAGRPAPTAGELWGYGRWVRTVEAHWSHPDFQLAGPLPWVPEVRQLMEQDQPYELERALLGVSWRHHRLAAEGHYFDFEAVVLYVLRWDLVHRWLMYDGQRARQRFEEMAETALEEWIA